The proteins below come from a single Penaeus monodon isolate SGIC_2016 chromosome 23, NSTDA_Pmon_1, whole genome shotgun sequence genomic window:
- the LOC119588252 gene encoding ctenidin-3-like: MILPRPLIVVLALMAMVYSAKAGGGGYGSRGGGGGGGFGNSGGFSGGGGGFSGHGGVGGFSGGAGGLGGGARGFSGGSGGRGGGSVVRARLVGVGVLPSVGGSSGGDILVFTYFQGKM, from the exons ATGATCCTTCCCCGTCCTTTG ATCGTGGTTTTGGCCTTAATGGCAATGGTTTACTCGGCGAAGGCCGGTGGAGGCGGATACGGGAGCcgaggaggcggtggaggaggtggCTTTGGTAATTCCGGTGGATTTAGTGGCGGCGGAGGTGGGTTTTCTGGACACGGTGGAGTTGGAGGTTTTAGCGGAGGTGCTGGAGGACTAGGTGGAGGAGCCCGAGGATTTAGCGGAGGAAGCGGCGGTCGAGGTGGAGGCAGCGTCGTCCGCGCGCGCTTGGTGGGCGTTGGCGTTCTTCCTAGCGTCGGCGGCAGTTCGG ggggcgACATCCTCGTTTTTACATACTTTCAGGGTAAAATGTAG